From Shewanella yunxiaonensis, the proteins below share one genomic window:
- the glmM gene encoding phosphoglucosamine mutase: protein MKERKFFGTDGIRGKVGEGKLTTELALKLGWAAGRVLSRIGTKKVLIGKDTRISGYMFESALEAGLCAAGLDVMLMGPMPTPAVAYLTRTFRAEAGIVISASHNPYYDNGIKFFSANGTKLDDQLELDIEAELERPIDCVESKLLGKVSRITDAAGRYIEYCKGHFPSSHSLEGLKMVIDCAHGATYHIAPSVFRELGAEVIVIGAEPNGTNINDQVGATSMGAICKAVVENHADLGIALDGDGDRIMMVTKDGQVVDGDQILYILASDAYHRGTLSGGVVGTQMSNLGLELALKELNVPFARAKVGDRYVMELLAEKGWRIGGENSGHIVNLDHCTTGDGIVAGIQVLAAMQRRQVTLEQLIEPITLLPQVLINVRFNGDKNPLQQDAVKQSVAAVEEQLGDSGRVLLRKSGTEPLLRVMVEGEDKGKVQQFAEQICDVIKLAV, encoded by the coding sequence GTGAAAGAACGGAAATTTTTTGGTACCGATGGCATTCGTGGCAAAGTCGGTGAAGGCAAACTGACCACAGAGCTTGCGCTCAAATTAGGTTGGGCTGCAGGCCGAGTGTTATCACGCATAGGTACTAAAAAGGTATTAATAGGTAAGGATACCCGAATTTCAGGCTATATGTTTGAGTCAGCACTTGAGGCCGGCTTATGTGCAGCAGGGCTTGATGTCATGCTAATGGGGCCTATGCCAACACCCGCAGTCGCATATCTTACACGGACTTTTCGTGCTGAAGCAGGGATTGTCATTAGTGCGTCACATAACCCTTATTATGACAATGGCATCAAGTTTTTCTCTGCTAATGGCACCAAGCTTGATGATCAGCTGGAATTGGATATTGAAGCGGAACTTGAGCGTCCGATAGATTGTGTCGAATCAAAACTTTTGGGGAAAGTATCACGTATCACTGATGCTGCAGGACGCTATATCGAATATTGCAAAGGCCATTTCCCATCTTCGCATTCTCTTGAAGGGCTGAAGATGGTGATTGATTGTGCTCATGGTGCAACGTATCACATCGCTCCCAGTGTCTTTCGAGAACTAGGTGCTGAGGTTATCGTGATTGGTGCAGAGCCTAATGGTACCAATATTAACGACCAAGTTGGCGCAACCTCTATGGGTGCCATTTGTAAAGCGGTTGTCGAGAATCATGCAGATCTTGGCATTGCGTTAGATGGCGACGGTGATCGAATTATGATGGTGACTAAAGACGGTCAAGTCGTTGATGGTGATCAGATCCTCTATATATTAGCCAGTGACGCATATCACCGGGGCACGTTATCGGGTGGCGTAGTTGGCACTCAAATGTCAAATTTAGGTCTGGAACTTGCGCTTAAGGAATTAAATGTTCCATTTGCTCGGGCGAAGGTTGGCGACCGTTATGTAATGGAGCTTCTCGCTGAAAAAGGTTGGCGTATCGGTGGTGAGAATTCCGGTCATATTGTGAATTTAGATCACTGCACTACCGGCGATGGTATTGTGGCTGGTATCCAAGTCCTTGCTGCAATGCAGCGCAGACAAGTTACATTAGAGCAGTTGATAGAACCCATCACTCTGTTGCCTCAGGTGCTAATTAATGTGCGCTTTAACGGGGATAAAAATCCATTACAACAAGATGCCGTTAAGCAATCAGTTGCCGCAGTGGAAGAGCAGCTTGGAGATTCAGGGCGCGTGTTACTGCGAAAATCTGGTACAGAGCCACTGTTGCGCGTTATGGTTGAGGGCGAAGATAAAGGGAAAGTACAACAATTTGCTGAGCAGATTTGTGATGTCATCAAATTGGCGGTGTGA
- a CDS encoding site-specific integrase produces MPKFGNTLISEINLAQVDYFREDLMTEQDQYGQRKLSNRRINGILWPLVAILSLAAEEHQFTYPLRRYKALKEERADSHPMTIVEVQKFLDTVEIEWRDYFIVRFWTGMRSCEIHGLQWEHIDFDHRLIRIRQNLVNGELGDVKTPKSRRDLRMCDTLFDVFTRLKERQRCDAKFVFTHQGKPLDTHFVSTKLWYPTLKKANLIRRPYETRHTAAVLHIAAHENQLYISQMLGHSDTKLLFNVYAPYVANASRQDGLAFSKLMREGCMAQPA; encoded by the coding sequence ATGCCCAAATTTGGCAATACGCTGATCTCGGAAATTAATCTGGCACAGGTGGACTATTTTCGTGAAGATTTGATGACTGAGCAGGACCAATACGGGCAGCGCAAACTGTCTAACCGTCGCATTAATGGCATCCTCTGGCCCTTGGTGGCGATTTTAAGCCTGGCGGCAGAAGAGCATCAGTTCACCTACCCGCTCCGGCGTTACAAAGCCCTGAAAGAAGAACGCGCGGATTCACACCCGATGACGATTGTGGAAGTACAAAAGTTTCTGGATACCGTTGAGATTGAATGGCGTGATTATTTTATCGTGCGCTTCTGGACCGGGATGCGCAGCTGCGAAATTCATGGCCTGCAATGGGAACACATTGATTTTGACCATCGTTTGATCCGCATTCGGCAGAATTTAGTGAATGGAGAACTCGGGGATGTGAAGACCCCCAAGTCCCGGCGGGATCTGAGGATGTGCGACACACTTTTTGATGTGTTCACACGACTGAAGGAGCGCCAGCGCTGCGATGCCAAGTTTGTGTTTACTCACCAGGGTAAACCACTCGACACCCATTTCGTCAGCACTAAACTGTGGTATCCGACACTGAAAAAGGCAAATCTCATTCGTCGCCCCTACGAAACCCGGCATACAGCTGCCGTGCTGCATATTGCGGCGCATGAGAACCAGCTCTATATCTCACAGATGTTGGGTCACAGCGATACGAAGTTATTGTTTAACGTATATGCGCCGTATGTGGCCAATGCGTCACGTCAGGATGGTTTGGCGTTCAGTAAGTTGATGCGTGAAGGCTGTATGGCTCAGCCTGCATAA
- a CDS encoding IS3 family transposase (programmed frameshift) translates to MERIEIITGEQRRRRYTPQEKAKFVAMTMQPGYSVSLVARQNGITPSLLFKWKKLMQDGGMSAIQSGDEVVSAADHKALQKKVKQLEQLLGRKTMETEILKEALENSPVKKVDIAHAIATTGRFPVLRVAAALGVSRSNLYQRLSVRREGRSVRYNKADDALLLPLIIDICEERESNGYRRITAHLNRQLKAEQHVITRVNPKRVYRLMQQNNLLLRKHTGRVSEHRAHDGQVITLHPNTRWCSDGFEITCWNKEKVRVAFSLDCCDREIMSYVATTTGIRADMVQDILVESMEQRFGDVRELPHTVEWLTDNGSCYIAEETRQFAKSLGFKVCTTPVRSPQSNGMAEAFVKTFKRDYVYLNDRPDAATVLAKLAEWFDDYNNYHPHSGLKMMSPREYRALKVAS, encoded by the exons ATGGAACGTATTGAAATTATTACTGGCGAACAACGTCGCCGTCGTTATACTCCGCAAGAAAAAGCAAAGTTCGTTGCCATGACTATGCAGCCGGGCTATTCGGTTTCGCTGGTTGCCAGGCAAAACGGCATAACCCCGAGTCTATTGTTTAAGTGGAAAAAGCTCATGCAAGATGGTGGTATGTCTGCTATCCAGTCTGGTGACGAAGTCGTCAGTGCTGCAGACCATAAGGCGCTTCAAAAGAAAGTGAAACAGCTTGAGCAGTTGCTCGGCCGTAAAACGATGGAAACCGAAATTCTAAAAGAGGCGCTGGAGA ATAGCCCAGTCAAAAAAGTTGATATCGCGCATGCCATTGCTACCACCGGACGATTCCCTGTCCTCCGAGTAGCTGCGGCTCTTGGCGTGTCGCGTTCGAACTTATACCAACGTTTGTCCGTGCGCCGAGAAGGCCGCTCAGTACGCTACAACAAGGCTGATGATGCGCTGTTATTGCCGTTAATAATCGACATCTGCGAGGAGCGTGAAAGCAACGGCTATCGCCGGATTACTGCGCATTTAAATCGCCAGTTGAAAGCAGAGCAGCATGTAATTACGCGAGTGAATCCAAAACGCGTCTATCGCCTGATGCAACAAAACAACTTGCTGTTACGCAAACATACCGGTCGTGTAAGTGAGCACCGCGCTCATGACGGTCAGGTTATTACGTTGCACCCAAACACTCGCTGGTGCTCAGATGGCTTTGAAATAACGTGCTGGAACAAAGAAAAAGTGCGCGTGGCATTTAGCTTAGATTGCTGTGATCGTGAAATTATGAGTTATGTAGCCACAACGACGGGTATCCGCGCTGACATGGTTCAAGACATTTTGGTTGAAAGCATGGAACAGCGCTTCGGAGATGTCCGAGAGTTGCCACATACCGTCGAATGGTTAACCGATAATGGCAGTTGTTATATCGCCGAAGAAACACGGCAGTTCGCCAAGTCACTCGGTTTTAAGGTGTGCACGACGCCAGTTAGAAGCCCGCAAAGCAATGGCATGGCAGAAGCTTTCGTGAAGACGTTTAAACGAGATTATGTATACCTGAACGACCGTCCAGACGCAGCCACGGTGCTTGCAAAGCTCGCTGAATGGTTTGACGATTACAACAATTACCACCCACACAGTGGATTGAAAATGATGTCACCTAGAGAGTATCGAGCTCTTAAAGTGGCGAGTTAA
- a CDS encoding Arm DNA-binding domain-containing protein, with translation MAATTLPRTGCQALKPNSADGAILAKSIGEGQIYLMEAMMAHIRVRPNGRIQFDLHLFGRRFREGTKMMATPKNLNQAKATLKQMNAEIDLGTFQYRDYFPRSKKVALFESLQREKHPDRLYPFFDTYANEWFERQKAKWKSSYESTVRNTLDRCNSPQLKRTLIS, from the coding sequence GTGGCGGCAACCACCCTACCCCGTACCGGCTGCCAGGCTCTTAAACCCAACTCAGCCGATGGCGCGATCTTAGCGAAATCCATCGGAGAGGGACAGATCTATTTGATGGAGGCCATGATGGCTCATATTCGCGTGCGCCCGAACGGACGTATTCAGTTCGATCTTCATTTGTTTGGTCGTCGTTTTCGTGAAGGTACGAAAATGATGGCAACCCCCAAGAATCTTAATCAAGCCAAAGCGACACTAAAGCAGATGAATGCGGAAATCGATCTTGGTACCTTCCAGTACCGCGATTATTTTCCCCGCAGTAAAAAGGTTGCCTTGTTTGAATCCTTGCAACGAGAAAAGCATCCTGACCGCCTGTATCCGTTCTTTGATACCTACGCCAATGAATGGTTTGAGCGGCAGAAAGCCAAGTGGAAAAGCAGCTACGAGAGCACCGTACGCAATACTCTCGACCGTTGTAATAGCCCCCAATTAAAACGGACACTCATTAGTTAA
- a CDS encoding helix-turn-helix domain-containing protein: METSFNTVLALTIKQKREEQKLTQAQVAELMGMTSAGWGKIENGQATLSVDNIYKFCQLKEINIDVSSLINLAELRVNELTKAGWSVGTLTKREDDKLLWGYSFDKSLSSNLKVKAAFLGVAAVSPALGGIISAAVIGAELAGKFFEKKDDDSSDK, from the coding sequence ATGGAAACGTCGTTCAACACTGTCTTAGCCCTAACAATCAAACAGAAAAGAGAGGAACAAAAACTCACTCAAGCTCAAGTAGCAGAGCTTATGGGGATGACGAGTGCCGGGTGGGGAAAAATCGAGAATGGGCAGGCAACGTTATCTGTTGATAACATTTATAAATTTTGCCAACTCAAGGAGATTAATATCGATGTTTCTTCACTGATAAACTTAGCTGAACTTCGAGTCAATGAGCTGACTAAAGCAGGATGGAGCGTTGGCACGCTTACCAAGAGAGAAGATGACAAACTTCTATGGGGATACTCTTTCGATAAATCTTTGTCCTCAAATTTAAAAGTGAAGGCTGCATTTTTAGGCGTCGCTGCCGTATCACCCGCATTGGGCGGAATTATTAGTGCTGCGGTGATTGGTGCTGAGTTAGCGGGTAAGTTTTTTGAAAAAAAGGACGATGACTCATCTGATAAGTGA
- a CDS encoding EcsC family protein, whose protein sequence is MEFNLSESEWQELKNAKMLLENPGIAAKATNFIGSAIEKGFGLLPDGWQKNVGEVTKASLMKASEAAIFTMKDLPGNESSNRWHKLGVAISGGVGGFFGLTALAVELPISTTIMLRSIADIARSHGESISQDEVKLACLEVFALGGPSVSDDGSESGYYAVRTALGKAVSDAAEFLAANALAADGAPALVRFIASIAERFSIQVTEKVAAQAVPAIGAAGGAIINTLFMDHFQDMATGHFVVRKLERKHGKERIQKIYNDLKLID, encoded by the coding sequence ATGGAATTCAACTTATCTGAAAGCGAGTGGCAAGAGTTAAAAAATGCAAAAATGCTACTCGAAAATCCCGGTATCGCTGCGAAGGCGACTAACTTTATCGGATCAGCAATAGAAAAGGGGTTTGGTCTACTGCCTGACGGTTGGCAAAAGAATGTTGGTGAAGTGACAAAAGCTTCATTAATGAAGGCGTCCGAAGCTGCAATCTTTACAATGAAAGATCTGCCAGGAAATGAATCATCAAATAGATGGCACAAGTTGGGCGTGGCAATATCTGGCGGGGTTGGCGGTTTCTTTGGACTAACAGCTCTTGCGGTCGAGTTGCCAATTTCCACCACCATTATGCTCAGATCCATCGCTGACATTGCAAGAAGCCATGGTGAATCAATCTCTCAGGATGAGGTTAAGCTTGCGTGTTTGGAAGTCTTCGCTCTTGGTGGGCCGAGTGTTTCTGATGATGGTTCAGAAAGTGGATACTACGCTGTTAGAACTGCACTAGGAAAAGCCGTATCAGATGCCGCAGAGTTTTTAGCTGCCAATGCCCTAGCGGCAGATGGAGCGCCGGCTTTGGTTAGATTTATCGCGAGTATTGCAGAACGATTCAGCATCCAAGTAACCGAAAAGGTTGCCGCACAGGCTGTGCCTGCAATTGGGGCCGCAGGTGGCGCTATTATCAATACCTTATTTATGGATCATTTTCAAGATATGGCGACGGGTCATTTCGTTGTACGCAAGTTGGAGCGAAAGCACGGTAAGGAGCGTATCCAGAAGATCTATAACGACCTTAAGTTGATAGATTAA
- a CDS encoding IS256 family transposase, producing MPISDQLIDQLLADYQSPEDLLGEQGILKQLTKKLAERALEAEMEQHLGYAKHDAAGKNSGNSRNGKSRKSVRSIHGDIELETPRDRNGSFEPKLIKKGEKQLSGFGERIVSLYARGMSTRDIQAHFEETYGIDVSPTFISQVTNAVLDEVKAWQQRPLAPVYPIVYLDCLVVRSSDSGSIQNKSVYLALGVNTDGEKELLGLWIAQTEGAKFWLSVMNELKNRGVEDIFIACVDGLKGFPDAIEAVYPKTQVQLCIVHQIRNSLRFVSWKERKAVAADLKTVYGAATLQQAEQALAQFAEMWDNQHPSISKSWRDNWTRLSVFFDYPPEIRKVIYTTNAIESLNASLCQVTKTRRSFPSDDAVLKLLYLALHQIAKKWTMSLRDWKPAMTQFMIMYGDRVSL from the coding sequence ATGCCAATATCAGACCAGCTTATCGATCAGTTATTAGCTGACTACCAATCCCCTGAAGACTTGCTTGGTGAGCAAGGTATCTTGAAGCAGTTGACCAAAAAGCTTGCCGAACGTGCGCTTGAAGCCGAGATGGAGCAGCATCTTGGTTATGCCAAACATGATGCCGCCGGTAAAAACAGCGGCAACTCCCGTAACGGTAAAAGCCGAAAATCCGTGCGCAGTATTCACGGCGATATCGAGCTTGAAACACCGCGTGACCGCAATGGCAGCTTTGAGCCTAAGCTTATCAAGAAAGGCGAGAAACAGCTCAGTGGCTTTGGTGAGCGTATTGTCTCGCTGTATGCCAGAGGTATGTCTACCCGAGATATCCAGGCCCACTTTGAAGAAACCTATGGCATTGACGTCTCGCCGACCTTTATTTCTCAGGTCACCAATGCCGTACTGGACGAGGTTAAAGCCTGGCAGCAGCGGCCGTTAGCCCCGGTATACCCGATAGTGTATCTGGACTGTTTAGTGGTGCGCAGCAGCGATTCCGGCAGCATTCAAAACAAATCCGTTTATCTGGCCCTTGGCGTGAACACCGATGGTGAGAAGGAGCTACTGGGCTTATGGATAGCACAGACCGAAGGTGCTAAGTTCTGGCTGTCAGTGATGAACGAGCTGAAAAACCGCGGTGTGGAAGATATCTTTATTGCCTGTGTCGATGGCCTCAAAGGTTTCCCGGATGCCATCGAGGCGGTTTATCCTAAAACGCAGGTACAGCTGTGCATTGTGCATCAAATCCGCAACAGCCTGCGCTTCGTTAGCTGGAAAGAACGTAAAGCTGTCGCAGCAGACCTTAAAACCGTTTATGGTGCGGCCACCCTGCAACAGGCTGAGCAGGCATTAGCGCAGTTTGCCGAAATGTGGGATAACCAGCATCCAAGCATCAGCAAATCCTGGCGCGACAATTGGACAAGGCTTAGCGTGTTCTTCGACTACCCGCCGGAGATACGCAAGGTCATTTATACCACCAATGCTATCGAATCACTCAATGCCAGCCTGTGTCAGGTCACCAAGACTAGAAGGTCGTTTCCAAGTGATGATGCGGTGCTGAAGTTGCTGTATCTGGCTTTACACCAGATTGCTAAAAAGTGGACAATGTCACTGCGAGATTGGAAGCCTGCTATGACGCAGTTTATGATCATGTACGGTGACCGTGTATCGTTGTGA
- a CDS encoding YkgJ family cysteine cluster protein: protein MARFFGQKMSEFPCFKCGRCCQLVSTAQETKVLDRGDGACRHYDDETKLCLIYENRPDICRVDKQFSLNYAKEYDWETFVDINIKACEYIQREGS from the coding sequence ATGGCTAGATTCTTTGGTCAAAAAATGAGTGAGTTTCCCTGTTTTAAATGTGGCCGTTGCTGCCAACTAGTCTCAACGGCCCAAGAAACTAAAGTCCTCGATCGGGGTGATGGAGCTTGTCGTCATTACGATGATGAAACAAAATTGTGCTTGATATATGAAAACAGGCCCGATATCTGTCGTGTAGATAAGCAATTTTCGCTCAATTATGCGAAAGAATATGATTGGGAAACATTTGTAGATATCAATATTAAAGCTTGTGAATATATTCAGAGAGAGGGTTCTTAA
- a CDS encoding GmrSD restriction endonuclease domain-containing protein codes for MPLNWAWKYGADKWSQEKREQFAKNSRNLVAVEAFLNRRRESKVLMFGCHRLNN; via the coding sequence GTGCCATTGAACTGGGCATGGAAATATGGCGCCGATAAATGGTCTCAAGAGAAGCGAGAACAGTTCGCTAAAAATTCTCGGAATTTAGTAGCTGTCGAAGCATTCTTAAATCGCAGAAGGGAGTCAAAGGTCCTGATGTTTGGTTGCCACCGATTAAATAACTGA
- a CDS encoding IS5 family transposase — MGKSKHQITNWPEYNRALTKRGSLTFWIDEQAMNHWCCSEHHGGRGRGFQYSDTAIETALMLKGLFNLPLRALEGFINSVFGLMSVPLKSPGYSCISKRAKTVDIRYRNPSRGAIAHLVIDATGLKVYGEGEWKIRKYGKEKRRTWRKLHLAVDAATHEVIAAEVSLESVADSEVLPTLLNPRRRKIKQVSADGAYDTKNCHKLLKRKSSKPTIPPRKNAGYWEAGHPRNEAVKALKSDTLEEWKKDNDYHQRSLSETAMYRYKQLISPQLSLRDYNGQVGEALAGVKVMNKVIGLGMPIRQRLN; from the coding sequence GTGGGCAAATCCAAGCACCAAATCACCAATTGGCCGGAATATAACAGAGCTTTGACTAAGCGGGGCTCACTGACGTTCTGGATAGACGAGCAGGCAATGAACCACTGGTGTTGTAGCGAACATCATGGTGGCCGAGGCAGAGGATTTCAGTACAGCGACACTGCGATTGAGACTGCATTGATGCTTAAAGGTCTATTCAATCTCCCTTTACGAGCACTGGAAGGTTTCATCAATTCGGTATTTGGCTTGATGAGCGTGCCTTTGAAATCACCAGGTTATAGCTGTATCAGTAAGCGAGCCAAGACTGTCGACATTCGCTACCGCAACCCAAGTCGTGGCGCAATTGCTCACTTGGTTATCGATGCCACAGGTCTGAAAGTTTACGGCGAAGGTGAATGGAAAATTCGTAAGTACGGTAAAGAAAAACGTCGCACTTGGCGTAAGCTGCATTTAGCCGTGGATGCCGCAACGCATGAAGTCATCGCAGCGGAAGTGAGCCTTGAAAGCGTGGCCGATAGTGAGGTTCTGCCCACATTGTTGAACCCACGGAGACGTAAGATAAAACAAGTCTCAGCCGATGGGGCTTATGATACCAAGAACTGCCATAAGCTGCTGAAACGAAAAAGCAGCAAGCCGACCATTCCCCCCAGGAAGAATGCGGGTTACTGGGAAGCCGGTCACCCGAGGAATGAGGCAGTTAAGGCGTTGAAAAGCGATACACTCGAAGAATGGAAGAAAGACAATGACTATCATCAACGTTCTTTGTCAGAAACCGCCATGTATCGTTACAAACAACTCATCAGTCCGCAACTAAGCCTACGGGACTACAATGGACAGGTCGGCGAGGCATTGGCTGGCGTGAAGGTGATGAACAAAGTCATAGGACTAGGTATGCCCATTCGCCAGAGGCTCAATTAA
- a CDS encoding 3'-5' exonuclease, with protein MSSNPDGDVFFALKLYKKYKDDVLAIIEHVESLNQPESEVTRVISTTHALKGREWDNIVISTDYLYLLEQKSSTLDDELCVIYVALTRAKRKAYIPLGLKKFFN; from the coding sequence TTGTCATCCAATCCAGATGGTGATGTTTTTTTTGCTCTTAAATTATACAAAAAATATAAGGATGATGTTTTAGCTATAATTGAGCATGTTGAAAGTCTCAATCAACCTGAGTCCGAAGTAACACGTGTTATAAGTACAACACATGCACTCAAGGGGCGTGAATGGGATAATATCGTAATATCAACAGATTATCTGTATCTTTTAGAACAAAAATCAAGCACACTTGATGATGAGCTATGTGTTATTTATGTAGCTCTAACAAGGGCTAAAAGAAAAGCTTATATTCCTCTCGGATTAAAAAAATTTTTTAATTGA
- a CDS encoding UvrD-helicase domain-containing protein: MKSDIAPLFYLLEKPNKELVLSRLNHDKKLEILNCASHFLVLENGVYEHCSKEVYIDDALIAYSDLVCFSPNFKSKIESSIVSLFDSDFNNNDSNFKIFDKSIEPQNFSYKNKLNKESNYNVRRNFLGKKKPSKEQQSAIDICENGLVVNSFAGTGKTVLASYIVEKLGHDKTIYTSFLKENSIEAKERVTKNSFTQDSLAYCHALEKSPFKSNFNPKNQNKKSESNSVQMILGLPRKLDIGKNTLKSYAISSIVQDTVANFCNSIDDIVLPRHVPIQVSNDKSIELITGWARNYWDFLLSNSRDNKHVIKFHHLMKFWSLRPDIQLPQEISNIIIDEAQDTNGAFYQILKNHSDRNIIVIGDRHQQLFKWRGAVNTMSLFDLPRQSLTLSRRFGEEIAIGANKLLSLHSEPPENKIRSLDNIKSEIIFYQDGDVFPEHIGAILTRTRAEIISIAKNELENGHAISVKTEFNSVKYLCRNIVALANGKI, encoded by the coding sequence ATGAAATCAGATATAGCTCCACTTTTTTACTTGCTTGAAAAGCCTAATAAAGAATTAGTGCTTAGCCGACTGAATCACGATAAAAAATTGGAGATTTTAAATTGTGCTTCACATTTTTTAGTGCTTGAGAATGGTGTGTATGAACATTGTTCAAAAGAAGTTTATATTGATGATGCTCTAATTGCATACAGTGATCTCGTCTGTTTTTCACCAAATTTCAAAAGTAAAATAGAAAGCTCTATCGTAAGTTTATTTGATTCTGATTTTAATAATAATGACAGCAACTTTAAAATATTTGATAAATCCATAGAGCCACAAAATTTCTCATATAAAAATAAACTTAACAAAGAGTCAAATTACAATGTCAGGCGCAATTTTTTAGGTAAGAAAAAACCATCTAAAGAACAACAATCAGCTATTGACATATGCGAAAATGGATTAGTTGTTAATAGTTTCGCAGGCACGGGAAAAACAGTTCTTGCAAGTTACATAGTTGAAAAGTTGGGACATGATAAAACTATTTATACATCTTTTCTAAAAGAAAATTCTATTGAAGCTAAAGAGAGGGTTACAAAAAACTCGTTTACTCAAGACTCGCTTGCATACTGTCATGCCCTTGAAAAATCACCATTTAAAAGCAATTTCAACCCGAAAAATCAAAATAAAAAATCTGAAAGTAATTCTGTTCAAATGATTTTGGGATTACCAAGAAAGCTGGATATTGGGAAAAACACATTAAAATCTTATGCAATATCTTCTATTGTGCAAGATACAGTTGCTAATTTTTGTAATAGCATTGATGATATCGTCTTACCAAGGCATGTACCAATCCAGGTCTCCAATGATAAATCTATAGAGTTGATCACAGGCTGGGCGAGAAATTATTGGGACTTTCTTTTGTCAAACTCTCGTGATAACAAGCATGTTATAAAGTTTCATCATCTAATGAAGTTTTGGTCTCTACGCCCTGATATACAATTACCACAAGAAATATCCAACATTATTATTGATGAAGCCCAAGATACAAATGGTGCTTTTTATCAAATATTGAAAAACCACTCAGATAGAAATATAATCGTTATTGGTGATAGGCATCAGCAACTATTCAAATGGCGAGGAGCAGTTAACACAATGAGTTTGTTTGATTTGCCAAGGCAGTCATTGACATTATCCAGACGTTTTGGTGAAGAAATTGCTATTGGTGCTAATAAGCTACTTTCTTTACATAGTGAACCTCCGGAAAATAAGATTCGATCTCTCGATAATATTAAATCAGAAATTATTTTTTACCAAGATGGAGATGTTTTTCCTGAACATATCGGAGCGATCTTAACTAGGACAAGGGCTGAAATTATATCAATTGCCAAAAATGAATTAGAAAATGGACATGCAATAAGCGTAAAAACAGAGTTTAATAGTGTTAAGTATCTCTGTAGAAATATAGTTGCGTTGGCTAACGGGAAAATTTAA